Proteins encoded together in one Hymenobacter monticola window:
- a CDS encoding glycoside hydrolase family 3 C-terminal domain-containing protein: MKLATALLGLVLLTSGAQPATNPTHKPAAEFPFQNPDLPIDQRVDDLVGRLTLPEKVSQMLNASPAIDRLGIPAYNWWNEALHGVARTSMKTTVFPQAIGMAATFDKDAMLTMATMTSDEARAVHQEYVRRGERGIYQGLTFWTPNINIFRDPRWGRGQETYGEDPYLTGQLGSALVKGFQGDDPKYLKITACAKHFAVHSGPEPSRHEFNAQISDYDLWDTYLPAFRDLIVDAKVAGVMCAYNAYAGQPCCGSDKLMNDILYGQWKFKGYVTSDCDGLNDFWQHHKTDPDAATAAANAVLHGTDLECATGKLFTYNSLLESVQKNLITEQQLNTSVKRLYKIRFQLGMFDPVERVKYAQIPMSVVESAPHQAHALRMARESVVLLKNEKNTLPLRKNLKKIAVLGPNADREDVQLGNYNGFATNIVTPLEGIRAKAGKGTEVVYVQGVDYASNTVYEPLDLNKNLTYNGQPGFKAEYFKGTNLEGAAVVTRQEAGLDRYLANVKMEVAPGLPAENFSARYQATLTPAATEELALQISGDDAYRLFVDDKLVIDAWKGRGFSTNQHIINVTAGQKLNLRLEYYQVDRRTILKFTGAKVVPMNAANILAKVGDADAIVFVGGISPKLEGEEMNVKVPGFSGGDRTTIGLPQVQTDLLKVLHGSGKPVVLALMTGSALATPWEAQNLPAILNLWYGGQAAGTALADVLFGDYNPAGRLPVTFYKSETQLPAFENYDMKGRTYRYFTGEPLFPFGHGLSYTTFKYSNLKVLSKPVTGQAIRLSVDVQNTGARAGDEVVQLYVRHAGGNTGRVARHALEGFRRINLAPGAKQTVAFTLTPRQLSRLNAQAKRVEMPGTVQVFVGGGQPLAPAVAAGRVQKANLALTGAQVVIN, from the coding sequence ATGAAACTCGCCACTGCCTTACTCGGCCTGGTCCTGCTCACCAGCGGGGCCCAGCCGGCTACTAATCCCACCCATAAGCCGGCCGCCGAATTCCCTTTTCAGAACCCTGACCTGCCCATTGACCAGCGGGTGGACGACCTAGTGGGCCGCCTGACTTTGCCCGAAAAGGTGTCGCAGATGCTGAACGCCTCGCCGGCCATCGACCGGCTGGGCATCCCGGCCTACAACTGGTGGAACGAGGCCCTGCACGGCGTGGCCCGTACCAGCATGAAAACCACGGTTTTTCCGCAGGCCATCGGCATGGCGGCCACGTTCGACAAGGACGCCATGCTCACCATGGCCACCATGACCTCCGACGAGGCCCGGGCCGTGCACCAGGAGTACGTGCGGCGCGGCGAGCGCGGCATCTACCAGGGCCTCACGTTCTGGACGCCCAACATCAACATCTTCCGCGACCCGCGCTGGGGCCGCGGCCAGGAAACCTACGGCGAAGACCCCTACCTGACCGGCCAACTGGGCTCGGCGCTGGTGAAGGGCTTCCAGGGCGACGACCCGAAATATCTGAAAATCACGGCCTGTGCCAAGCACTTCGCGGTGCACAGCGGCCCCGAGCCCTCGCGCCACGAGTTCAATGCCCAAATCAGCGACTATGACCTCTGGGACACCTACCTGCCGGCCTTCCGCGACCTGATAGTGGACGCCAAGGTGGCCGGCGTGATGTGCGCCTACAACGCCTACGCCGGCCAGCCCTGCTGCGGCTCCGACAAGCTGATGAACGACATTCTTTACGGCCAGTGGAAGTTCAAGGGCTACGTAACGTCGGACTGCGACGGCCTGAACGACTTCTGGCAGCACCACAAAACCGACCCCGATGCCGCCACCGCCGCCGCCAACGCCGTGCTGCACGGCACCGACCTGGAGTGCGCCACCGGCAAGCTGTTCACCTACAACTCACTGCTGGAATCGGTGCAGAAAAACCTCATCACCGAGCAGCAGCTCAACACCTCGGTGAAGCGCCTCTACAAAATCCGTTTCCAGCTGGGCATGTTCGACCCGGTGGAGCGCGTGAAGTACGCCCAGATTCCGATGAGCGTGGTGGAAAGTGCCCCGCACCAGGCCCACGCCCTGCGCATGGCCCGCGAATCGGTGGTGTTGCTCAAGAATGAGAAAAACACCCTGCCGCTGCGCAAAAACCTGAAGAAGATTGCCGTGCTCGGCCCCAACGCCGACCGCGAGGACGTGCAGCTCGGCAACTACAACGGCTTCGCCACCAACATTGTGACGCCGCTGGAAGGCATTCGGGCCAAGGCGGGTAAGGGCACCGAAGTGGTGTATGTGCAAGGCGTGGACTACGCCAGCAACACGGTGTACGAGCCGCTCGACCTCAACAAAAACCTGACCTACAACGGGCAGCCGGGCTTCAAAGCCGAATACTTCAAGGGTACCAACCTGGAGGGCGCGGCCGTGGTCACGCGCCAGGAAGCCGGCCTCGACCGCTACCTGGCCAACGTGAAGATGGAAGTGGCACCGGGCCTGCCCGCCGAGAACTTCTCGGCCCGCTACCAGGCCACCTTAACCCCGGCCGCCACCGAGGAGTTGGCCCTGCAAATCAGCGGCGACGACGCCTACCGCCTGTTTGTCGACGACAAGCTGGTGATTGACGCCTGGAAGGGCCGCGGCTTCTCCACCAACCAGCACATCATCAACGTGACCGCCGGCCAGAAGCTGAACCTGCGCCTGGAGTACTACCAGGTTGACCGCCGCACCATCCTCAAGTTCACGGGGGCCAAGGTGGTGCCCATGAATGCGGCCAACATCCTCGCTAAAGTGGGCGATGCCGACGCCATCGTATTTGTGGGCGGCATCTCGCCCAAGCTGGAAGGGGAGGAGATGAACGTGAAGGTGCCCGGCTTCAGCGGCGGCGACCGCACCACCATCGGCCTGCCCCAGGTGCAAACCGACCTGCTGAAGGTGCTGCATGGCTCCGGCAAACCGGTAGTGTTGGCCCTGATGACGGGCAGCGCCCTGGCCACGCCCTGGGAAGCCCAGAACCTGCCGGCCATCCTCAACCTCTGGTACGGCGGCCAGGCCGCTGGCACCGCCTTGGCCGACGTGCTATTTGGCGACTACAACCCCGCCGGCCGCCTGCCCGTGACGTTCTACAAGTCGGAAACCCAGCTACCGGCCTTCGAAAACTACGACATGAAAGGCCGCACCTACCGCTACTTCACCGGCGAGCCGCTGTTCCCCTTCGGCCACGGCCTGAGTTACACAACCTTCAAATACAGCAACCTGAAAGTGCTGAGCAAGCCCGTGACCGGCCAAGCCATCCGGCTGAGCGTGGACGTGCAGAACACCGGTGCCCGCGCCGGCGACGAAGTGGTGCAGCTCTACGTGCGGCATGCCGGGGGCAACACCGGCCGCGTGGCACGCCACGCGCTCGAAGGCTTCCGCCGCATCAACCTGGCGCCGGGCGCCAAGCAAACGGTGGCTTTCACGCTCACGCCGCGCCAGCTTTCGCGCCTCAATGCCCAGGCCAAGCGGGTAGAAATGCCCGGTACGGTACAGGTATTCGTGGGGGGCGGCCAGCCCCTGGCGCCCGCCGTGGCCGCCGGCCGCGTGCAGAAAGCCAACCTGGCCCTGACTGGCGCGCAGGTGGTGATTAATTGA
- a CDS encoding LytR/AlgR family response regulator transcription factor, whose protein sequence is MTLRTIAVDDEPLALGLVASFIQKTPFLELVGKFGSAVEALKYLHEHPGAVDLAFLDIQMQELNGLELARVLGPTGPRVIFTTAFSQYALEGYRVDALDYLVKPFNYEEFLRAAGKARAYAELTSQHATAPAATGPEEEEYLFLKAEYQLVRVALNDILYVEGLKDYVKVHLKSTPRALLSLMSLKAMEEKLPTRRFMRIHRSFIVALDKIEAVRRLTVQIGAITIPVGDQYKDAFLQFLSRWT, encoded by the coding sequence ATGACCCTGCGCACCATTGCCGTCGACGACGAGCCCCTGGCCCTGGGCCTGGTGGCGTCTTTTATTCAGAAAACGCCTTTTCTGGAGCTGGTGGGCAAGTTCGGCAGTGCCGTGGAGGCCCTTAAGTACCTCCATGAGCACCCCGGCGCCGTCGATTTGGCCTTCCTCGACATCCAGATGCAGGAGCTCAACGGCCTGGAGCTGGCCCGGGTGCTGGGGCCCACCGGCCCGCGCGTCATCTTCACCACCGCTTTCAGCCAATACGCGTTGGAAGGCTACCGCGTCGATGCCCTCGACTACCTCGTGAAGCCCTTCAACTACGAAGAGTTTCTGCGCGCCGCCGGCAAGGCCCGCGCCTACGCCGAGCTCACCTCCCAGCACGCCACCGCCCCCGCCGCCACGGGCCCTGAAGAGGAAGAATACCTTTTTCTGAAAGCCGAGTACCAGCTGGTGCGCGTGGCCCTGAACGACATCCTCTACGTGGAAGGCCTGAAGGACTACGTGAAAGTGCACCTCAAAAGCACGCCCCGCGCCCTGTTGAGCCTCATGAGCCTCAAGGCGATGGAGGAAAAGCTGCCCACCCGCCGCTTCATGCGCATCCACCGCTCATTCATCGTGGCGCTCGACAAGATTGAGGCCGTGCGCCGCCTCACCGTTCAGATTGGCGCCATCACCATCCCGGTGGGCGACCAGTACAAAGACGCCTTCCTGCAGTTCCTCAGCCGCTGGACTTAA
- the pulA gene encoding type I pullulanase, with the protein MIRPLLLSLVLLSTFNAPAAPPLPDFGSYPVYHGPDLGLTWRGTQATLRVWAPTAEALHLRLYKEGTGGQPTADYAMTKAENGTWTYALPAGTAGFYTVQATIDGTKMAEVADPYAHAVGINGQRGAVLNPAAVSPPGWADDLRPALKQTTDAVIGEVHVRDLSMHPQSGITRKGKYLGMAQLGTRGPENVTTGLEHLVELGLTHVHLLPTNDFASIDEAAPARANRYNWGYDPLHYSVPEGSYSTNAANPSTRISEFKQMVENLHGQGLRVVLDVVYNHTADAKRSNFEQLVPGYYYRHNPDGTLSNATACGNEVASERPMVRKLIVESVAYWAREYHADGFRFDLMGVLDIETMRAVRVALDQQDHSILLYGEGWTAGPSPLPEARRAVKANMPKLDRIAAFGDELRDGVKGHYARQTEPGFASGQPGLDESVKFGIVGATQHPQLDYNRVNYSKAPWANSPAQAINYVACHDDMVLWDKLAVSNPNAPEAQRLKMDLLSNTIVFTSQGIPFLPVGDEFLRTKGRAHNSYNLPDSVNQLDWARKAKYRPVYEFYRQLIALRRGHPAFRLPTAELVQRHLEFIPNTHPNVIAYQLKDHAGGDAWGNIVVIFNGNTSADSVALPRGTYTVVLRGDQINQEGFDVLEVMSGVQVPGSSAMILIRQ; encoded by the coding sequence ATGATTCGCCCGCTGCTCCTATCCCTCGTGCTGCTTTCTACCTTCAACGCCCCCGCAGCCCCGCCCCTGCCCGATTTCGGCAGCTACCCCGTATACCACGGCCCCGACCTGGGCCTGACCTGGCGTGGTACGCAGGCCACCCTGCGCGTGTGGGCCCCCACCGCCGAGGCCCTGCACCTGCGGCTTTATAAGGAAGGCACCGGCGGGCAGCCCACCGCCGACTACGCCATGACCAAGGCCGAAAACGGCACCTGGACCTACGCCCTGCCCGCCGGCACCGCCGGCTTCTACACCGTGCAGGCCACCATTGACGGCACGAAAATGGCCGAAGTGGCCGACCCCTACGCCCACGCCGTGGGTATCAACGGCCAGCGCGGGGCCGTGCTCAACCCCGCCGCCGTGAGCCCGCCCGGCTGGGCCGACGACCTGCGCCCGGCCCTGAAGCAAACCACCGACGCCGTTATCGGCGAAGTACACGTACGCGACCTCAGCATGCACCCGCAGTCGGGCATCACCCGCAAGGGCAAGTACCTCGGAATGGCCCAGCTCGGCACCCGCGGGCCTGAAAACGTGACCACCGGTCTGGAGCATTTGGTAGAACTGGGCCTGACCCATGTGCACCTGCTGCCCACCAACGACTTCGCCAGCATCGACGAAGCTGCACCCGCCCGCGCCAACCGCTACAACTGGGGCTACGACCCGCTGCACTACTCCGTGCCCGAAGGCTCGTACTCGACCAACGCCGCCAACCCCAGCACGCGTATCAGCGAATTTAAGCAGATGGTGGAAAACCTGCACGGCCAGGGCCTGCGCGTGGTGCTCGACGTAGTGTACAACCACACCGCCGACGCCAAGCGCAGCAACTTCGAGCAGCTGGTGCCCGGCTACTACTACCGCCACAACCCCGACGGCACCCTGAGCAACGCCACCGCCTGCGGCAACGAAGTGGCCTCGGAGCGGCCCATGGTGCGCAAGCTCATCGTGGAATCGGTGGCCTACTGGGCCCGCGAATACCACGCCGACGGCTTCCGCTTCGACCTCATGGGCGTGCTCGATATTGAGACGATGCGCGCCGTACGGGTGGCCCTCGACCAGCAGGACCACAGCATCCTGCTATACGGCGAGGGCTGGACCGCCGGCCCCTCGCCCCTGCCCGAAGCCCGCCGCGCCGTGAAAGCCAACATGCCCAAGCTCGACCGCATTGCGGCCTTCGGCGACGAGCTGCGCGACGGCGTGAAAGGCCACTACGCCCGCCAGACCGAGCCCGGCTTTGCCAGCGGCCAGCCCGGCCTGGATGAGAGCGTGAAATTTGGCATCGTGGGCGCCACCCAGCACCCGCAGCTCGATTACAACAGGGTCAACTACTCGAAAGCGCCCTGGGCCAATTCGCCCGCGCAAGCCATCAACTACGTGGCCTGCCACGACGATATGGTGCTATGGGACAAGCTGGCCGTGTCGAACCCCAACGCCCCGGAAGCCCAGCGCCTGAAGATGGATTTGCTCAGCAACACCATCGTGTTCACCTCGCAGGGCATTCCATTTTTGCCGGTGGGCGATGAGTTTCTGCGCACCAAGGGCCGCGCCCACAACTCCTACAACCTGCCCGACAGCGTGAACCAGCTCGACTGGGCCCGCAAGGCCAAGTACCGGCCGGTGTACGAGTTCTACCGCCAGCTCATTGCCCTGCGCCGCGGCCACCCCGCCTTCCGCCTGCCCACCGCCGAGCTGGTGCAGCGGCACCTGGAATTCATCCCCAACACGCACCCCAACGTCATCGCCTACCAGCTGAAAGACCACGCTGGTGGCGATGCCTGGGGTAATATCGTCGTCATTTTCAACGGCAACACCTCGGCCGACAGCGTAGCCCTGCCCCGCGGCACTTACACGGTGGTGCTACGCGGCGACCAAATCAACCAGGAAGGATTCGACGTGCTCGAAGTGATGAGCGGCGTGCAAGTACCGGGTAGTTCGGCTATGATTCTGATTCGGCAGTAG
- a CDS encoding sensor histidine kinase, translating to MAVLTPRRYLTPLIHVLVWGLFGLTFLLFQPLTGRLTMPPQFWLKQGLMFCVWVSTFYFTGKVLVPRLLFPGRTGWFILALFGLTVAILGFSKFLESALNLPALMDKAFIAVAGRPRLTPRGLRFDSMGLLTTMFVLGISTCITVVQKWQKDAQLRQTLEQQRVSSELSMLKAQINPHFFFNTLNNIYALTLLDGEQARTAIHRLSRMMRYVLYDTAGGMTLLSQEIAFVQDYITLMQLRLDDRVTVTFERPEPVRDVPVAPMLLLPFLENAFKHGVAATEASRIYVAIRQPQPDVVELEVRNSRLALPSTDLAGSNGIGLANTRRRLDLLYPGRFQLVVDDHTPANEFLVHLTLQVGEEGLRVGGQELNHAASPQLA from the coding sequence ATGGCCGTTCTCACCCCCCGGCGCTACCTCACCCCGCTGATTCATGTGCTGGTGTGGGGTTTGTTCGGGCTCACCTTCCTGTTGTTTCAGCCGCTCACCGGCCGGCTCACCATGCCGCCGCAGTTCTGGCTGAAACAGGGGCTGATGTTTTGCGTGTGGGTGAGCACCTTCTACTTCACGGGCAAGGTGCTGGTGCCGCGGCTGCTGTTTCCGGGGCGCACGGGCTGGTTTATTCTGGCGCTTTTTGGCCTCACGGTGGCTATTCTGGGCTTCAGCAAGTTCCTCGAATCGGCCCTGAACCTGCCCGCGCTCATGGATAAAGCCTTCATTGCCGTGGCGGGCCGGCCGCGCCTCACCCCGCGCGGCCTGCGTTTCGACTCCATGGGCCTGCTCACCACCATGTTTGTGCTGGGCATCAGCACCTGCATTACGGTGGTGCAGAAGTGGCAGAAAGACGCCCAGCTGCGCCAGACGCTGGAGCAGCAGCGCGTGAGTTCGGAGCTCTCCATGCTCAAGGCCCAGATTAACCCGCACTTCTTCTTCAACACCCTCAACAACATCTACGCCCTCACCCTGCTCGACGGCGAGCAGGCCCGCACGGCCATTCACCGCCTCTCGCGCATGATGCGCTACGTGCTGTATGACACGGCCGGCGGCATGACCCTGCTGAGCCAGGAAATCGCCTTCGTGCAGGACTACATCACCCTCATGCAGCTGCGGCTCGACGACCGGGTGACGGTGACATTTGAGCGGCCCGAGCCGGTGCGCGACGTGCCCGTGGCGCCCATGCTGCTGCTGCCCTTCCTCGAAAACGCCTTCAAGCACGGCGTAGCCGCCACCGAGGCCAGCCGCATCTACGTGGCCATCCGCCAGCCGCAGCCCGACGTGGTGGAGCTGGAAGTGCGCAACAGCCGCCTCGCCCTTCCTTCCACCGACCTGGCCGGCAGCAACGGCATTGGCCTGGCCAACACCCGGCGCCGCCTCGATTTGCTTTACCCCGGCCGCTTCCAGTTGGTGGTCGACGACCACACGCCGGCCAACGAGTTCCTGGTTCATCTCACCCTGCAGGTAGGGGAGGAGGGTCTGAGGGTAGGAGGGCAGGAGTTAAATCATGCCGCTTCGCCTCAATTGGCCTGA
- a CDS encoding glycosyltransferase family 4 protein gives MKPRYTTGSPVPERDSRAREVQPQLAVLCLSGSLGGLELNSLKFAGWMQERGWRVTFFAPPATPLAHWAEEWFVPLETLAVRRGLAMPLAAWELKQQLERLRVEVLVVTQNKDLALATLAKTLMGGHLRIIYQQHMQLGRPKRSPVHTLRFGLVDAWLTPLPGLAREVARHTHFNTQKLHVVPLGLPLEQFAPPTRTRTQARQELDLPREGTLLGILGRFDAGKGQDFVIQALHHLRREFGRDAGLVIMGEPTRNEGDAYLRQLQALVQELGLEQQVHFRGFRANPAVFYQAIDVFVLASENETYGMVTLEAMAAGVPVVAAATGGTVELVQHSRTGLLYLHRDVAACARSIRRTLDDPAATQLRVERAQLERWHYSHHRQCALTEDVIWGLCSAPAAQALAMRPGRVLAINSAFAAGMMPLAN, from the coding sequence ATGAAACCTCGTTACACCACCGGGAGCCCCGTTCCCGAACGGGACTCCCGTGCCCGGGAGGTGCAGCCGCAGCTTGCGGTGTTGTGCCTCTCGGGCAGCCTGGGCGGCCTGGAGCTGAACAGCCTGAAATTTGCGGGCTGGATGCAGGAGCGGGGCTGGCGGGTCACGTTTTTTGCCCCGCCGGCCACGCCGCTGGCGCACTGGGCTGAAGAGTGGTTTGTGCCCCTCGAAACCCTGGCCGTGCGCCGCGGCCTGGCCATGCCGCTGGCCGCCTGGGAGCTGAAGCAGCAGCTCGAGCGCCTGCGGGTGGAGGTGCTGGTGGTGACGCAAAATAAGGACCTGGCCCTCGCCACCCTGGCCAAAACCCTCATGGGCGGGCACTTGCGAATCATCTACCAGCAGCACATGCAGCTGGGGCGGCCCAAGCGCAGCCCGGTGCACACCCTGCGCTTTGGGCTGGTGGATGCCTGGCTGACGCCCCTGCCCGGCCTGGCCCGCGAGGTGGCCCGCCACACCCATTTCAATACCCAGAAGCTGCACGTGGTGCCGCTCGGCCTGCCGCTGGAGCAGTTTGCCCCGCCCACCCGCACCCGCACCCAGGCCCGCCAGGAGCTGGACCTGCCGCGCGAAGGCACCTTGCTGGGCATCCTGGGCCGGTTTGATGCGGGCAAAGGGCAGGACTTCGTCATTCAGGCCCTGCACCACCTGCGCCGGGAGTTCGGCCGCGACGCCGGGCTGGTCATCATGGGCGAGCCCACCCGCAACGAAGGCGACGCCTACCTGCGCCAGCTGCAGGCGCTGGTGCAGGAGCTGGGGCTAGAGCAGCAGGTGCATTTCCGGGGCTTCCGGGCCAACCCGGCCGTGTTCTACCAGGCCATCGACGTGTTTGTGCTGGCTTCCGAAAACGAAACCTACGGCATGGTGACCCTCGAAGCCATGGCGGCCGGCGTGCCCGTAGTGGCTGCCGCCACCGGTGGCACCGTGGAGCTGGTGCAGCACAGCCGCACCGGCCTGCTCTACCTGCACCGCGACGTGGCCGCCTGCGCCCGCTCCATCCGCCGCACCCTCGACGACCCCGCCGCCACCCAGCTGCGCGTGGAGCGGGCCCAGCTGGAACGCTGGCATTACTCGCACCACCGCCAGTGCGCCCTCACCGAAGACGTGATTTGGGGCCTGTGCTCCGCACCGGCCGCCCAGGCCCTGGCCATGCGCCCCGGGCGGGTGCTGGCCATCAATTCGGCGTTTGCAGCTGGGATGATGCCCCTGGCCAATTGA